A single region of the Indicator indicator isolate 239-I01 chromosome 3, UM_Iind_1.1, whole genome shotgun sequence genome encodes:
- the HDAC10 gene encoding polyamine deacetylase HDAC10, protein MASGTALIYDEEMTTHKLLWSDPVCDIEVPERLSSSYEQLKCYHLVERCVHVPAREGSEEEILLVHSSEHLEVAKSTQTMNEEQLKRVSENYDAFFFHPNTYHCARLAVGATLQLVDAVMSGKVCNGMALVRPPGHHSQRNAANGFCLFNNVAIAAEYAKLKYGLQRILVVDWDVHHGQGIQYIFEEDPSVLYFSWHRYEHQEFWPSLKESDYDAVGLGKGKGFNVNLPWNKIGMENSDYLAAFFHVLLPMAFEFDPQLVLVSSGYDSGIGDPEGQMNATPEVFAHLTHFLKQLANGKLCVILEGGYHLKSLSESVCMTVKTLLGDPIPQITGEMAPCLSAVESIQNVRAAHKPYWKWLMYEDTSFLQNLSTKSHLLKKANPSSSTDHESEITNVNETARVERFLEMHMQNTLFPVPPIKTATTDPKGSAYLHPVHLVKEMDKTEMKALVSAFYADLVKEDKTLLSLGSMLAILDKILKKEVCNGITESPTAAVSVAVALRHSVHFGFQRVLCIFVGDMQIIPNTEDGKILIIHICAKEQTGKSSSKHYISLNWKEDAEGNDFFSAVLGFILPVAYSYQPNLTVIAVGPNRSLGINGISLLFALLQGLAESRIFAVIEDTQINLMQSVAKILLGASIPHFGVYVPPTQEKVNKIKILREQFQEEWKMLQCSVKEGISRH, encoded by the exons ATGGCTTCAGGAACAGCACTGATTTATGATGAGGAAATGACCACTCATAAACTACTTTGGAGTGA TCCTGTGTGTGATATTGAAGTGCCAGAAAGACTATCATCCTCCTATGAGCAGCTTAAATGTTACCATCTTGTGGAAAGATGTGTCCATGTGCCTGCCAGAGAAGGAAGTGAGGAGGAGATCCTGTTGGTTCACAG tTCAGAACACTTGGAAGTGGCTAAAAGCACCCAGACTATgaatgaagagcaactgaaaagAGTCTCTGAAAATTATgatgcctttttctttcatccG aacaCTTACCACTGTGCCAGGCTAGCAGTAGGAGCGACTTTGCAGCTGGTGGATGCTGTGATGTCAGGAAAAGTGTGCAATGGAATGGCATTAGTGAG ACCTCCAGGTCACCACAGTCAGAGAAATGCAGCTAATGGGTTCTGTTTATTCAACAATGTTGCTATTGCAGCAGAATATGCCAAACTGAAATATGGTCTACAGAG AATCCTAGTTGTTGACTGGGATGTGCACCACGGGCAAGGAATTCAATATATCTTTGAAGAGGATCCAAG tgttttgtatttttcctgGCATCGCTATGAACATCAGGAATTCTGGCCGTCACTCAAAGAATCTGATTATGATGCTGTGGgtctgggaaaaggaaaaggttttaaTGTAAATTTGCCTTGGAATAAG ATTGGGATGGAAAATTCAGATTATCTTGCTGCATTCTTTCATGTATTGCTTCCCATGGCTTTTGAG TTTGATCCCCAACTGGTTCTTGTCTCTTCTGGATATGATTCTGGAATTGGGGACCCTGAA gGTCAAATGAATGCCACTCCTGAGGTTTTTGCCCACCTTACCCATTTCCTGAAGCAGTTAGCTAATGGAAAGCTGTGTGTTATCTTAGAG ggTGGATACCACTTAAAGTCATTGTCTGAATCAGTCTGCATGACTGTAAAAACTTTGCTTGGAGATCCTATACCTCAAATAACTGGAGAAATGGCACCTTGCCTGAG TGCTGTTGAATCTATTCAAAATGTGAGAGCAGCACATAAGCCCTACTGGAAATGGTTGATGTATGAAG atACGTCATTTTTACAAAACTTGAGTACCAAATCACACCTACTGAAGAAGGCTAATCCAAGTTCTTCCACAGACCATGAATCTGAGATAACTAACGTCAATGAAACTGCCCGAGTAGAAAGGTTTTTGGAAATGCACATGCAAAATACTCTGTTTCCAGTACCTCCTATCAAAACAGCAACAACTGACCCTAAAGGTTCAGCATATTTACACCCTGTTCATTTGGTGAAGGAAATGgacaaaactgaaatgaaagctCTTGTCAG TGCTTTTTATGCAGACCTTGTGAAAGAGGACAAAACTTTGCTCTCTCTTGGCAGTATGTTGGCAATCCTAGATAAAATACTTAAGAAGGAG GTGTGCAATGGGATTACAGAATcacccacagctgctgtttctgttgCTGTTGCACTAAGACATTCTGTTCATTTTGGATTTCAAAG agTGCTTTGTATATTTGTTGGAGACATGCAAATCATACCAAACACAGAAGACGG aaaaatactAATTATACATATTTGTGCGAAAGAACAGACTGGAAAGAGCAGCTCCAAACACTATATTTCTCTGAATTGGAAAGAG gatgctgaaggaaatGACTTCTTTTCTGCCGTACTTGGATTCATTCTTCCTGTAGCATATAGTTATCAACCGAACTTGACAGTAATAGCTGTTGGACCAAACAGGAGCCTTGGAATAAATGGGATTTCTCTACTTTTTGCTTTACTACAAGGGTTAGCAGAGTCTCGAATTTTTGCAGTGATTGAG GACACACAGATAAATTTAATGCAAAGTGTAGCCAAAATATTACTTGGTGCTTCTATACCTCACTTTGGAGTTTATGTACCTCCTACCCAagagaaagtaaataaaattaaaatattaagagAGCAGTTTCAGGAGGAGTGGAAAATGCTTCAGTGCTCAG TGAAAGAGGGGATTTCAAGACATTGA